Proteins from a single region of Mytilus trossulus isolate FHL-02 chromosome 2, PNRI_Mtr1.1.1.hap1, whole genome shotgun sequence:
- the LOC134705063 gene encoding uncharacterized protein LOC134705063, whose translation MGVDNPEVISALVIGVLVIAVTTLVISVKIMTLLIHIIRRKDVYICPGHTAGKDISHVGNENEYEFPQDRTNGQQYSSIGCEDFQRNNSRTDEKKLFESQNPSMQDPVYHDIIQVQGPSETNLITQRSNIRRSQTTVV comes from the exons ATGGGTGTTGACAATCCCGAGGTGATTTCTGCTTTAGTTATAG GTGTGTTAGTTATTGCTGTGACAACTTTAgttatttctgtaaaaataatGACGCTGCTCATTCACATCATTCGAAG GAAAGATGTATACATTTGCCCAGGCCATACAGCTGGAAAAGATATAAGCCATGTCGGTAATGAAAACGAGTATGAATTTCCACAAGACCGTACAAATGGTCAGCAATACTCATCCATCGGATGCGAAGACTTTCAGCGAAATAATAGTAGAACAGACGAAAAGAAGCTCTTCGAAAGTCAAAATCCATCGATGCAGGATCCAGTTTATCATGACATTATCCAAGTTCAAGGGCCATCGGAGACAAATCTCATCACCCAGCGAAGCAATATCCGAAGGTCGCAAACCACTGTAGTGTGA
- the LOC134707071 gene encoding uncharacterized protein LOC134707071, translating into MLKVVILLCCLTRGTFATIKVFNLKETKNDAELYCESISGVLLSYGTEFINAARFCSVTDVLTNKPWSQDYGCFVVKAAAKETVMTNNHLANCVSFCSDASFDYIGVQVNKCYCYYHLVNGMPADNCDAIDCPGNSEEKCGVNHMTVYRQVSTLPQFECQYFAFGANTFKMMNGDCNIKRNFICQVGDTLGTECSGSSITTDTPDSSSNVADIETKSLVASSGPSLGVIIAIMLCIFLAIVIVLAVVFYKLRKKRRQKEDRLQIHMTHHDNNDDFINGFREQPGYHNVDLGIRDPVPIVAFGGDGVDLDRQPSREPVYTAVHKNNKDNRKSSNSDTHVPEPAYDEVYQPSSSNNNVEENHNFRHARRFQNGNVDGSYAGLRKPGETNRTNSMTNNTNQHVQNDLSQNKMFRNNKKRHGSLDDDLY; encoded by the exons gaacgTTTGCTACAATCAAAGTATTTAACCTTAAGGAAACTAAAAACGATGCAGAATTGTACTGTGAAAGTATAAGTGGAGTACTGCTTAGTTATGGAACTGAATTTATAAATGCTGCTAGGTTTTGTTCTGTCACTGATGTCCTGACTAATAAACCATGGTCTCAAGATTATG GTTGTTTTGTTGTGAAAGCAGCAGCAAAGGAAACAGTAATGACAAACAACCATTTAGCAAACTGCGTTTCATTCTGTTCAGATGCATCGTTTGACTACATTGGTGTTCAG gTAAACAAGTGCTACTGCTATTATCACCTAGTTAATGGCATGCCTGCAGATAACTGTGATGCTATAGATTGTCCTGGGAATTCTGAGGAAAAATGTGGTGTCAATCATATGACTGTGTACAGACAAG tgTCTACTTTACCACAGTTTGAATGCCAGTACTTTGCCTTTGGTGCTAATACATTCAAAATGATGAATGGAGATTGTAATATTAAAAGGAATTTCATTTGCCAAG tcGGCGACACATTGGGAACAGAATGCAGTGGGTCCAGTATAACCACGGACACACCCGATTCCTCCTCAAATGTAGCAGATATTGAGACTAAAAGTTTAGTTGCTAGCAGTGGTCCAAGTCTAG GTGTTATCATAGCTATTATGCTATGTATATTTCTGGCTATTGTAATTGTCCTCGCTGTTGTATTCTATAAGTTAAG GAAAAAACGGCGACAAAAAGAAGACAGACTCCAAATTCATATGACACACCATGATAACAATGACGACTTTATAAACGGTTTTAGAGAACAACCGGGTTACCACAATGTAGACTTAGGAATTCGTGACCCTGTACCAATTGTTGCTTTTGGAGGCGATGGTGTCGATCTTGACAGGCAACCTTCTAGAGAACCTGTCTATACGGCTGTTCACAAGAACAATAAGGACAACCGGAAGTCAAGCAACAGTGATACTCATGTCCCGGAACCAGCTTATGATGAAGTTTATCAACCatcaagttcaaataataacGTGGAGGAAAATCATAATTTTCGACATGCTCGAAGGTTTCAGAACGGAAATGTAGACGGTTCCTACGCCGGACTGCGTAAACCTGGAGAAACAAACCGAACCAATAGCATGACAAATAATACCAATCAACACGTTCAAAATGATTTATCGCAGAATAAGATGTTtcgaaacaacaaaaaaaggcaCGGGTCTTTAGATGACGACTTGTATTAA
- the LOC134705064 gene encoding uncharacterized protein LOC134705064 yields MYKFVVFYLFLTTGCTGTLYFIPESRNWNEASDYCTNVLTGTLLDYGSELLNFITSCSIQNTKIWLGKPWPEYLGCKEDKLALSIKSKIDNNQMVECLDFCRVYSLFGVQGKACMCFSPTAIFNSNTECSKVCPGNNAETCGGFRSMDTYRVVNSMSGGNCQSLDYSSSVYYALHPDVCDTSLSFICKVSTESATNVCNHKTQYQITSVQEQTTHSITDITETTGATSEYLATTSQSNQIVTKFTESEETTESVTTTQHRVISSVIPTIVSSSKQVTTMGDKAATFSNQLTTEEDTGNTLEPTTMSQLQTTDPLQMKIASLDWLMFTILGFVGTVLIIFVVSFCVIKKNRKVKHVPEEKDFEIVEVSEYDRYSADMVAQEQRIKRERKDRKSLARRLSTEMKKMSRNLSFTRYDVTKREDTNDGVALASSSSNKRNIKGRQNISTPEFASVSFRHRPMENQPFENLRFMSQHYGAGHSIKSLFDKAETSQGNNPRTLQRISTFKPNSDEQVLEKSNFKPIVTIRKLE; encoded by the exons atgtataaatttgtagttttttatttatttctaacaACGG GATGTACTGGGACTCTATATTTCATACCTGAGAGTAGAAACTGGAACGAGGCTTCTGATTATTGTACAAACGTTCTCACTGGTACCTTACTGGATTATGGATCAGAACTCCTGAACTTCATAACATCGTGTAGtatacaaaataccaaaatatggCTAGGAAAACCGTGGCCAGAATATCTAG GTTGTAAAGAAGATAAATTAGCATTGTCCATCAAATCAAAGATAGATAATAATCAGATGGTTGAATGCCTCGATTTTTGTCGAGTATATTCCTTATTCGGAGTACAG GGCAAGGCATGTATGTGCTTTTCACCCACAGCAATCTTTAATTCAAACACTGAATGTTCAAAAGTATGTCCGGGAAACAACGCAGAGACATGCGGAGGATTCCGAAGTATGGACACATATAGAGTAG TGAACTCGATGTCTGGAGGAAATTGTCAATCTTTAGATTACAGTAGCTCCGTATATTACGCTCTTCATCCAGATGTCTGTGACACCAGTTTGTCCTTTATATGCAAAG TGTCGACTGAAAGTGCTACCAATGTTTGCAATCATAAAACACAGTATCAAATCACATCTGTTCAGGAGCAGACGACCCACTCAATAACTGACATAACTGAAACGACAGGTGCGACGTCAGAATATCTGGCAACGACATCTCAAAGCAACCAAATAGTAACAAAATTTACAGAATCAGAGGAAACAACAGAATCAGTCACAACTACACAACATCGTGTTATATCATCTGTAATACCAACCATAGTGTCGTCTAGCAAACAAGTAACTACTATGGGAGACAAAGCAGCAACATTTTCCAACCAATTAACAACTGAAGAGGACACTGGAAATACTTTAGAACCAACTACTATGTCCCAGTTACAAACAACGGATCCTTTGCAAATGAAGATAGCTTCTTTAG ACTGGCTAATGTTTACTATTCTCGGATTTGTCGGTACTGTTCTTATCATATTCGTTGTCTCATTCTGTGTAATTAAGAAAAACAG GAAAGTGAAACATGTTCCAGAAGAAAAGGATTTTGAAATAGTTGAAGTATCTGAATATGATAGATATTCCGCAGATATGGTAGCACAGGAACAACGAATTAAAAGAGAAAGAAAAGACAGAAAAAGTCTTGCAAGACGATTATCTACAGAAATGAAAAAGATGTCCCGTAATCTTTCCTTTACTCGGTACGATGTGACAAAACGAGAAGACACGAATGATGGAGTTGCTTTAGCCTCCAGTAGCagtaacaaaagaaacataaaaGGGCGACAGAATATCAGTACGCCAGAATTTGCGAGTGTTAGTTTCAGGCATCGGCCAATGGAAAATCAACCTTTCGAAAACCTGCGGTTTATGTCGCAGCATTACGGAGCAGGCCATAGTATTAAATCGTTATTTGACAAAGCAGAAACATCACAAGGCAACAATCCTAGAACATTACAGAGAATTAGTACATTCAAACCAAACTCAGACGAACAAGTCTTAGAGAAAAGCAATTTCAAACCTATTGTAACAATTCGTAAATTAGAGTAG